The following is a genomic window from Paralichthys olivaceus isolate ysfri-2021 chromosome 3, ASM2471397v2, whole genome shotgun sequence.
CGGCATCATGAGTAGACAGTTTCAGCTGCTGACAGTGCGAAAGCCCTTTCTCCTTCTAGAGGGATTGCACTGTACTGAGcagattaaaaatgtgtgtgtttattgaggAAAAGGAGGATAACGACTGTAATATCTAGCTGATGGGCTGAGATAATGGTAAATTAAGCTTTTTAATGTCAGCCGCCAACTGATAAAACAACACCCTCTGCAATCTCTTATAGTTAAAACTACCACCAGAAGTCACGATGTATAAAAACAGATGGGAAAAGGTTATTGTGAATCCCCAAGTAGTGCTTTTTATGAGAATCCTGCTCCTGGAACATCAAGACACTttgtggttaaaggtcaaaaaACACTTCTGTGGTGACGACAAGAGAGAATCTGTGGACTAGCTTTGTAAAAGAAATTAATAGGATTTAGAGCTGCAAAGATAAAAAGAATATACATTTATTCAACCTACATATAttttagatttgtttgtgtttttctaactTGTTTTATTACCTCAATGTAATTTCCAAGTGTCCTTGCAGCTGTTGAAAGGATTTACATTTCTTGCGACAATacaatttattaattcattgatgggcaataatatttaaatgcagcctctgtaTGACTGTTAAAATACTTGGGCGACGCACATTCCCAGGAAAATTTGACTCCCCTGATCACAAAAAGTTTTCAGATATCTGATCATTTGATGACAGTGCATTTCTTTATCACTTTCCTACACCAGTGTATAAAAAAGATTGTGGGATGTTATTGAACTGGAAAATTAGATATATTGAACCCCCCAACATAATGTTAATTTACTCATATTCATATCAAATTTTAGAATCCAATCATATTGAAAGCAATTACCACACACAAGTCAGAAATTAGTCAtcatgattaattaaaaatCTTATACTGTCTTTAAAACAAGTAGTAGTGTAAGCTCATGcatgtaaaactgtaaaacccAACCTTAGGGACAGTGTACCTGTACATTTACAGTAACTTGTTCTGCTGGTAATAAGACAGGAATCGTGAATGATGGAGACAATGTGTATGAGCATGTGATGGATGGACTGACGTCTTTGCAAGCTGTCCCCTTATCAGCTGTATCTGTTGAAACTATGTGAGCATGTTTGACTGAAAGATTAGTGCTATTGTTTGGTTTAAAGTGGATTTTCATGTCGCCTTTACTCGTATGAGTGgtaatattaaatgtattactAGCAGCCAGCAGTGAGTGTGTAATAGCATGTGCTGAATATCGTGCTTGTGTGTTGTCGAGTTGGGCATCTGTGTATTTTGCTTTTGTGGTAGTTGTGAGAGTTGTGGTGGATTTTTGtgatgttatttgtgtctgagGAGCAGGCAGTCAGCAGAACGGTCTAaaggtgtgttttcatttcatcatccCAGACCACAgctgtttagtgtgtgtgtgtgtgtgtgtgtgtgtgtgtgtgtgtgtgtgtgtgtgtgtgttatgatgTTGTAACCTGAGACTGTGTTTGTCTAATGCAAAGCTGTCCTACCCTTCTCATTCTCTCTAGTCTCCCCCCTCCCTGCTGACTTCAGGGTGATTATCTCTGAGATAAAGTTACTGTACACACGTGATTATGcacctgcacatgcacacacacagacacacacacagatcaaaaCATCTCACCGGTActtttacactcacacacatgcagatcaAATGTCTCTTGATGCCATATCAGCTAATGATAAAAGCTGCCTGGCCAAATGTCACAGCATGTCCCATGGGAGTGGCCATGTCACCAGTAGAGTAATGAGCTATCTTGTTGCCATTACTCTGCATTGTGCTGTGATAACATCACACAGGACAGCTGTTGATGTCACCTCACACTAATTCCTCTGgaattataatatattaaaataagattGATTGTTGACGTAGAAAATTAATTTAacttctctctcctgctctctgtcctctcaggCTCGTCGCCGTCCCCTTCAGCAGACTTTTAGACGTGAAGGATCAGGTTCGGATCCGAGCCACTTCCATCCCAAAGCTGGAGACCTTCTACAAACAGAACAGTCGGCAGCCATCgcaagtttgtatttatattttttcctccttcccttCTTTTGCTCATGACGGAAAATCCCTCTTGTCTCAAAGCAGAATTTTCCAACAACCGCGTACTTACCAGCACCTTTTATCTGTGTTCTTATCACATATCTACACTCCAGAAATATACgtacaaaaaaaaagtcatttatACTTGTAGCCTTCAAAACAATTTTgtcatcattattttaaaaagcaagtTAGACAAATAATGTAGTAATTACTTTATACTATACTTAAAGCAGTAGAAAATCAAAAATAGAGATCATTAGTGGATACAataagaagagaagagaatgtAGCTCTAAGACTTCTCTTTTTTATGTGGACTGGTTGTAGTTGAGTTGTAGCTGTCTCTAGTTGGAACAAGGAAAGGAAGCTTCAGTAAATTCATGAGTCACGCTGAGGAGAAGTGGTGGATGTGTTACAAAGGTAAAATGATTATTCAACACAGGAACTTTAGGTGAGTTGTGTAGGGTGTGTTTACTGTACAGTGTGTGAGGCTGTCATTTCCATTAAGATGCTTAACTATCAGAATGCTGTCTGGTCTCTTCAGTCACAATCATCACTTCCTCATGTCACTGTTTCCTCCTTTTAAGCTGCTTAATAGAAAAGTAAATGAACCTCTGCATCAGGAAACagaacagaataaaatgttattgcagtttttgtcttttgtcttattttttccTTCTATTGGTAAATAGGTGTGCACAAGTAACGTTTGGCATCATGACACTGATGTCTCTGCGAGGACAAGCAGGGTTTTTCTCCTGTCACAACAAGACGTGACTTGATATGTCAAATGAAAATCCACAAGGTCACAAGTACTTGCTCATCACTCCGATCGTATCTATGTTATCATATCTGAGGGATTAAGTCGGAGACTAGACGCCAAAGAATAACCTGTTCTAGCGTTGCAATGAAcatttgaacgtgagttgtctgactgaactctGAATAACACACTCTTCATTCAGTACAAGGACTCTTTCCAAGGTAACACAACACTTTGAAAAGTATCTGGttgcagaaagagagagcaggCAGTGTCGGATAAACAGTTGTCTGGTTACAGGCTCATCAGTACAGAACAAATTGTTTGATTAAGCACATTTAACATGTCCATGTTGACAGGTACAATGTGCAGCTTGTATGATCTGAATTTTCCTGTGATGATGTTGAAACACAACTGACAGAGAGATCAGCATGTTGCTCAGGCCAGTGATAGCTCACATGGGAAATACTGCATCTCAGACAGTGAGAGGACAGCTCGCAGCTTTGAAGTATGAAcctaaatatatgaaaaaagtGCTAAATTCCGTCTAAACTCAAGCCCCACACATGACGTgtaaccatgtgtgtgtgtttgtgtgtactcAGAGTGAGCTGCTGAGTCTGGGGAAGCAGTGTGGCCTCTCtcagagaaaaatacagacGTGGTTCAGACACAGACGGAACCAGGATCGACCCAGCAACACCAAAAAGTTCTGCGAGGCcttgtgaggttttttttctacttaaacactgttgaataaatgaaacaaactaaagCTGCAGTAGGTTAAATGTTTTGGAAGGGTTCACTGGAGTGGATTTGTGGCAGAGACGAACATCACACCATTCACACTCTTATTGTGAAGATTTGGTCACAACTAAACAGCAGGAACTTAGACATTAGTGCAAAGATTTCTGATGCTGCAGctaagtttattttaaattctatttagTCATCTATGCTTTATAAACTGAGGCTAGTTTCACAAAGAACATGTTgatattaaattcaatttatCGTGATGTCATGCAAATGTGTATGATCATATATTATTTGCCTATTTTATCTAttagttattgattattttcagtCTCTAACACAGGATGTTCATGTTTATCTTTGCAGCTGGCGGTTTCTCTTCTACATGGTTGCATTCACCGCTGGGCTCGCCTCTTTATTTAATGTAAGTCTGTTGGTCACCTGCTTTTGAATTTCTTATCCTGAATTACACTTGTGAACAATTTATTCAATgtgtatgaatataaatgtgaggAGGTTGTTGGGCGTGAGTGTGATGGATttagtattttatatatatgtacaagtacaatataatatatatgtacaagTATATATGTACAagtacaatataatatatatatgtacaagtATATATGTAcaagtgttttatatatatgtacaagTGTTTCATAATCCTAAACCTATGTATATTGTGAATAATCTTCTGTTTTCTAATGAAGTTTAAATCTTGTCCAGGCTAcaactaaattatttttccttGGTTCTTCAGAGTGAGTGGTTGTGGGATCACAGAGAGTGTTGGAGGGGATATCCCAAACAGGTGAGCAGGAAACACTGTGATTTGAGAGGAAGGATTCTTATGATGTTGTTGATTATAAAAAGATCAGTCAccaaattttcattttcaaagaaACAATCTACTACCAATGAAGGTCAGTTAGACAATCTACTACAATTAGAGTTGGTTAGACACAGATGTTTTGTTCTGGAATTCTGGAATAACAAAGATTAGTTAGACTAAGTGACAGAAAATGTCAACAGTTTTGAattttttcaagcaaaaatgtcaaaatgtttccTTGCTATTCAAATGTGAGGTTTTGCTCGTttccttcattttatttgattggAAATGTTatccttgtttttgttgatcatAAAACTGGAGTTGGACTCCTCAAACTCGTAACAGGCATCTTTCACTATTCTTTAACTTCTCAGATGTTTATAGACTGAATCATTGAGCAACATAATGGAACCAaatagagcacatacctccgccaaagcccaacagtccccttaaactTAATTAGGCCTCATGATATTGCACATactcatagatattagttcCCTAAACGAGCCTGATTTTAATCATCAAGATTAATGAATTTAATGGGATGGGATATTGGCGAAGATGTTGGCCACCTcactaaagaaagtgaaaaaaataatcctGGATCCAGCCCTTTACACATGAATGGTTTCTTTCTTGGACCATGTTTCAACCAAGTTTTCTGGAGATTCTATCTCAACACTAATACTAACAAAAagtaacagaaaaaacattagCTGGGTGTCAACCAACCTAACAAAGTCCTGAGTCTGTAAAGGAGTTTGTCCGCAGCAGATTTGGATTTCTATCAGAGATTGGTCAGATCTCTCTATCCACCAACTAACTAAAAATCTTCAttcctttcactttctttacagTAAGCTCGAAAGCTTCTATGTTCCTAGATGTGTTCACATGAGTAAGACAGCTAATCTCTCCGCGCTGATGACAGTTACGTATGCCTGCAGGTTAGCATTCCTCAGGGGAAGCCAGCAATCTCTAGAGAGGTCATGACCACGaacgaaaagaaaaaaatgtaaaaaagaaaaatgcaaagcCACATATCTCTCTATCTGCTGTTTGATTGATTACAGCTCCTGCAGGCAACACTGCTGCTGACCTTTTTCCAGAGCACTGTGGTCTCtgacagagaaaagaaggatgTGTTTTCAGGACTTAAACGCCTCAGTCAACTTCCTGTCATTGTGTTGCTGCAGACTGTGTTTGGATTTGAGATAGCACACCACCACTTTCtttgaatgaaaacacttacccATTTAGCTGTTTAACACTTTTGTTGAGGTCTCTATAGGAATGGttaggtgtttttttatttgaccatCCAGAGCTTTGGAAAATCTGAACTGTGCATGCTGCTGGGGCCAAAATCAGTGCCAATGTCAGTTCATTACATTCGTTTAGCTTTCACAATATGCAGTGAGACTGTTCTGCTGCACAAAATCTCCAGGAAACATCCACAGTGGGTTTTCCTGAGGCGACACAGATGTTGGAAATGCTTTTGTTGCACATAGCACTGCATGTAGACTCTGACTCATTgattctctcttcctctcatttttCAGCCCGTGGCCGAGGCTCATTACTGGTATTACATCCTGGAAATGGGTTTTTATTTGTCGCTGCTGATGTGCGTCTCTGTTGATGTCAAGCGAAAAGTGAGTGTGACTttcaaaatcacacacacacacacacacacacacacacacacacacacatctactgCAGTTTCCTCTGTACCTTCTTTTCGTTTTAATCAAATGGTCAAAACCTCAAAAAAGCTAAATGTCATCACTTGctcacttttttttcacaaaaccCTGTTTTTCTCTGGCATGATTACATTTAATACAGATAATTTGTTGGATTATCTGCTATTACCTCGTAATACTGAGTACTCTGCGTTTGCAGGATTTAAAATCTTTCATTAACTTCATGACAcatagtgaaaaataaaacacagcagacacacacattaactcTTCAGGTAACTTTGCTCTACAATATTTCATTCCTTTTATTCTGCTGTTGTCCAAAAATCTTTTGTTTCTGAAGGAGACCTTAAATTTTTTTAGGCAATTTTTGAATTTACTGAGAGGACCGCCCCCTTGAGATGTCGCATCTAATTTTTGAGCGGGTCCTATTAACACAAATGCAGAGTTAAGAAAACATGCGAACATACAGCCGACAGCCTGCTCACCCTCTcccacccacacccacagaCCTCAGCTACTGGACAACAACAAAATTACAGAAAATCTAGCATTTCGAGGattagaaaataaagataaCCTGAATCCACAAAAAGAGATTATAGATCTCAAAAAAAGGGTAAAATTATTTCAGTCAGAGGAAGCTTTGTTATATTGCAGATGTCTCAGTGGACATGAAGACCTTCGAATAAGAGGGACAATTATaatcaacacatttcaaaatgaactgAACCCTGTGAAATTGCCTTCTGGGTTTGGGCTGCAACCACTTATGTgattcaaacatgaaacattcaaacattcaaacatggGCACAAGATTCAAGTTTTCACATGAGAGCCAGAGGTGTTTTGATAAATAATATCAGTCAGTAATGGGTGAAATCTATTTCTTTAAACTTGAATGAATATTCAGTTTTGTGTGATTCACAAGAGACTAAAAGCTGCTGCTCAGAGACATCTGACCTTTAACAACGTGTAAGCAAATGACTGCAGTCAACATGTAAATCTGACTTTGCTCACATGGGCACATCAGACCAACAAGAAAACGATCTGCTAGGTACTGATGTCGTGGTTTGACTCCTGTTCTTCTCTCTCATGCTGTGTGACGTgtgtgttcacttgtgtgttccAGGATTTCAGGGAGCAGGTCATTCATCACATCGCCACCATATTCCTCATTGGTTTTTCCTACTGTGCCAACTATGTGAGGGTTGGCACTTTGGTGATGCTGGTGCACGACTCCTCTGACTTCCTGCTCGAGGTAAAACACCAAACTGTAATTTGCATATTTTCCACCCTACCCCTCCCTCTTTGCATTGTCGTATATTGTGGTGGAACGTTGCATAAATCTGAACTTGTAAGtaagaggaaaaggaaggagGAAATACTGTACATCATtatgatatatttaaatgtgcaatGCTTTGGAATTTCACAAAGGGAACTTGActtgaaaacagtttttttttaggttttcttCCTCTTACAAACTTCACTCATTACACCACTTTGTCTAGTATAACACACAGAATATCATTATGGTCTGTGCTAAACATTAAAATACCATTAGctaaaaaataattcttacctCCACATTGCTTGCTGATGCAACAGGCCCATTGTTCCTTGGTTGTCTTATGTCACATTTCACCGATAacatctgaaaaacaaagattGTCAGTATCATCTCAGAGCTGAGGAAATATTTGGAATTTGTTATGTGAGTACAGACGTGACTGGGTGTAGTCTGGTGTCTGATAAGTCATAAAGGGACAATAACTCAGTCAGTGACTCTGCATAGGCTGGTACATGTTTTCTGAAGAGAAACATTTGGTAGCTTTTGTTGCTACTGAAGCTTTAACCTCAGATTTAAAGTATGTTTCATATTTAGAATATAAACTGTTCCATTGCTTTaatgattaaattaaacatttgaacatttaaatagTGGAGAGTGGAGTGCCTAAATTATCACAAATCCAGAAACAGATGGCAATACAATCCTGCAGCTAAAACATTGTAGTACAACCACTGGAGTGGACTCTTTTGTTGCCCACCCTCTGTAAATTAAAATAGGGGCGTTGCAACAGGGAAGGCAAAGCAGGCAACAGCCTGGGCCAAGGTCAATTTTCTGAGAACCCTCTTAAATTCTATGACCGACCTTGAACAGGTGCATTGTAATTGTAGAGGTTTGGTTAAAGACTAGAACTTCTAAATGTGAATGTATGATGATCCTGTATGTATGGTAAGATCTGAATTGTTTGAAGATTGAAATTATGTGGTTTGGTAACATatgcccccacccccccagGTTCCCTTTGCCAGGTCCCTTGAATCATCCTGCTTGAATTAGATTCAGACTCTTAATATGTGGTCACACCTTCTGTGATTAGTAGATCTCAACAAGAACATTTATCTGTCTTTTTCATACACCAGTCTGCTAAGATGTTTCACTATGCCGGTTGGACGAAGACGTGTGACTCACTTTTTGTGGTCTTCGCTCTCGTCTTCCTTGTCACAAGGCTGGTGGTGTTTCCTAGCAGGTAGGACCTTTTACTGTATATCAGCTGATTTCAGCTTATTGCAGATACATTGGAAACACTGTGGAAATTACATGGTAAGTCCACCAGAGGGCACTGACAAGTTGATTTGTCCTGTGTCGCATGTCCAACCCAGTGTGTATCATGATGTTTGATTGATCAAGATGTTTATGATATATATGAGTTGGAATTGTGTTACCATATATTGGAATTTGCTGCGTCAAACAAGTCATATCACACATTACCTCAAACTTGCCAAACTGTTTTATGCTGTGGTCATTTGGTTAAATATCTGGTTTAAAATTACCACAGCAAACGTTTATGTGCTCCATCATCCACCATCTTGTTTAAGACATGGTTTTTGTAGTCTCTGCAGTCTGCagtaatgttttgtttgtgaatcTGCTCTCCATTGTTCTGGATCACCAAAGTGTTTCTCATATTTCCAACATGCATCTTGTCTCTGTTTTTCCCACCAACTTCACATAATTGGTTTCTTACCTGAGAACAAAATGTGAATAGATCCTTGCAAAGAGTTTATTTGGTCATTTGAGAAACAGAACGTCGGAGGTCGAAATGCTCTCAACTTCTCAAGTATTGAACAACACTGAGAACAGGTCAAAGCTGACTGTGTCTTATTGTTTCTGTTGTACAGAGTCGTCCACACAACCCTGGTGGTGTCTTCACAATTTTTCGAGCCCTTCTTCGgttattatttcttcaatgctcTGCTCTTAGTGCTGCAAGCCCTGCACGTCTTCTGGGCATATCTCATTCTGCGCATGGTCTATAAATTTGCGTTCTCGGGCAAGGTAAGAGGATGACGTTGTTCAAACAGCACCTTATGGGACGGGGGAATACAAATATGTTCATCACCCTTTAGTTTTCTCCTTAGGTGGAGCGTGATGAACGCAGCGATGCAGAGAGCGAagtggaggatgaagaggaggagcctgAGGAAGAAGGGGACGAATGCAGCTGGGAGCAAAGGAAGGGGGCCATCAACTCCAAACTGGCATCACTGGCGAACAACTGTGTCCTGAACAACCTGACCCACCAGAGGAATATAAACAGCAGACTGCCTAAAGCCAGATAGTGGAGAAGCCCCCAACTCCTCGTCCACCAAGCCTCACTGGAAAAACAGTTGTTTCACCCCGTCGCTGATTGGAAATGAACTTCTTTGTGACGTATGATACACACCTGGCTTGTGAACACATAACAAGGTCCATTGATGATTTCGGGTAAGTCTGCATCCTATTTATCTTCACAAAATAAAGAGGGGAAAGAAGCACCGATGATTGTAAATCTTTGGAAGACACGCCATCATGAGTGTCACCCTGACTATTGTAAATTCGCAAAACGAGGAGAGAGTAAAAATTTCCTTTACGTCTACTCAAAAGTGTTCTTTTTGCAGATTTTGTATttatgctgtttgttttcattgaatGACATTAACTTGTTTGTAAATACCTCAGTGTAGAAACTCTGTTATGATTCATTTATCCTTTCTTTGGTCAACAAgataaactgaatattttatatcaaGCAGTTATCTAATATGTATTATAaggtgttttaaaataaagctaGAATGATGTAGTAATGCGCTCCCCCAGCTTTCACATGCACATTATGGTTGATTGTACTGAGGCTGTTAAAAACATTGATTGTAGTAAAAGTCATCAAACCACTTAATAGAATATTTTTATGAACCATTTACCCAACAgataatttgtattttgttttaatctgtgaCAGAATCGATAAAAGATCTTTAGACAttaaaaaagatatattttaaTGGCAGAGTTTGATTTGCTCTGTGGATTCAGTCTGTTATGTTGAAGAGATGTGGCGCCTTTGGGAAGAAAACTACTTAAATCAGGTGTGTAtgtacgaatgtgtgtgtgtgtgtgtgtgtttataaatgtgtatgcctgtgtgcatgtgtgtgtggcaccattaattctcaaagatgtttttgttgagGTTTGACcgactgttgttttgttttatggctTGGCTGCTGTTTTTACACTGTTCTGTGACGAGCACTCGATATGTGACGCTCTGTGTTGGTAGGATTATGTTTACTGGACAAACACATGGACCAGGTCTTACTGTGACTATAGTTTCAATGTTAGTGAGTTGGTGGTGACACCTGGGTAAGCCATGATAAACAGTATATGGGCACTATAAAGACATGAGGGGAATGTTAGATATTTTAGGTGGTTAAGTTGTCTCCAACGGTCCAATAATAACAGGCTCAGATCAACGAAAGTCTTGCTGAAATGTAAGgattttgctgtttttataaAAGCTTATTTTGATACGACTTGACAGACACTAACACTATACTGGAAAAGagagattttttaattttacatatatttatcCAACACCCTGGAACAATGATCTGACATCAGTCATgttctataatatgtatataatgtGGTTTGGCTCCAGGTTATCATTTCACTGCTCTTCTCGTACACAGTTTGTCATCCACTATCAAAAACTGAACTGGTACAGTGCAACGTGggatttaaaatgacaaagaagAACTTAAAGGGCTGATCCACTGAATGACACACCTGTGATGCCACAAAGATATACTAATATttataaaagagagaaatataaagTGCATAACCAGCAAATGGCAGGAGATATGTCATGTTACCATCTATTGAGTTACATTTAACTGTTCTCTTATGAGTGTACAAGGAGGCTCTATTGATTGTGTGGAAAGTTTCAATAAATTATATTGAAGAAACAAGCACTGGTGCCTTATGTTATCTTGAATATCTTTTAATTAagtcaatatttgttttcatttttatgcctCCATGCCGGCACAGCCACAGACCATGAggtattatgtttttgtgttgtctgtCCATCCCACTGTTGTATCTCAAGTATGCccagatggattttttttcatatgctcagtttgactcaaagataaactgattagattttggttttcaaaggtcaaggtcaggCTGTTCTCACAAAACTATATTTCCTCATGAAAGTGTTATCATAAGAAGGCCTTGAGAGAATCTTTTCAAATTTGGcaaaaatgttcacttggaaTGAAGGATTAACTGAGTAGATCTGGGTGATCAAAGATCAAAGAACAAGGTCTTAGTTGACTCACAATGCAGGTTTTTGGTCTCTTAAACATAATTTCTCAAGTCTGGAATTTCTACACAGTTTggccagttgtcacttggactccaagatgaactgatt
Proteins encoded in this region:
- the LOC109625338 gene encoding ceramide synthase 2-like — protein: MEALLNEWLWQEKYWLPPGIRWQDIEMKEEDGRFPLPRDLIYTLPLAFAFIALRYVFERLVAVPFSRLLDVKDQVRIRATSIPKLETFYKQNSRQPSQSELLSLGKQCGLSQRKIQTWFRHRRNQDRPSNTKKFCEAFWRFLFYMVAFTAGLASLFNSEWLWDHRECWRGYPKQPVAEAHYWYYILEMGFYLSLLMCVSVDVKRKDFREQVIHHIATIFLIGFSYCANYVRVGTLVMLVHDSSDFLLESAKMFHYAGWTKTCDSLFVVFALVFLVTRLVVFPSRVVHTTLVVSSQFFEPFFGYYFFNALLLVLQALHVFWAYLILRMVYKFAFSGKVERDERSDAESEVEDEEEEPEEEGDECSWEQRKGAINSKLASLANNCVLNNLTHQRNINSRLPKAR